Genomic window (Vampirovibrionales bacterium):
CGTGAGGACGGGCAATCGTCTTCTTCAACAGTTTAAGGCAGTAAAGATTTCTGGCAAGCCCCTTTTCCTGTTGCCGTCTGAGGGCTTCACGCCCGATAAATGCGATGGGTTTATCCAGCGACAACGACCAGCCTAGACCCGCTTCCAGCGGCGTGTCTTCCGGCGTAATGTCCTGTCCATGCAGCGGCAGGGCGGCTTCGAGTCGCAGCGTGTCGCGCGCTGCCAGTCCCACGGGTAGCATTTCAATGGCTTCGCCCGCTTGCAGCAGGGCTTGCCAGAGATTAGCCGCCCGCTCATGGGCGACAGCTATCTCGACGCCGTCTTCTCCGGTGTAGCCGGTGCGGCTGAGCCAGACAGACAGGGGCGATCGCAGCGGCCCTGCTTCTTGTCCGGGAATTTCGACCCAGGCGCTGTGAAATCGCGGCGGCAGGCGCTCGGCGGAGACGCCCAGCGCCGCCAGAACACTGGCAAATTGCGGACCTTGCAGGGCCAGCAGCGCGTATTCGGTGGTCAGCGCGGCCTCGACGCCAGAAGGCAGATGACGGCGCATCCACGCCAGATCCGCTTGCGCGTTGGCGGCGTTGCAGATGATGAGCGCCGCGGCGTCAAAGCGCGCCTCGCGCTCGGCCAGACGATAGACGATGATATCGTCCAGAATGCCCCCGGCGTCGTTGAGAAACTGCGTGTAAACGGCTTTGCCCGGCG
Coding sequences:
- the gcvT gene encoding glycine cleavage system aminomethyltransferase GcvT, translated to MTLPIACDLLKTPLHDAHLRAGAKLVPFAGWAMPLQFSRVMEEHRAVRERAGLFDISHMGLACVRADDWERARLALEPLVPRDLSRLTPGKAVYTQFLNDAGGILDDIIVYRLAEREARFDAAALIICNAANAQADLAWMRRHLPSGVEAALTTEYALLALQGPQFASVLAALGVSAERLPPRFHSAWVEIPGQEAGPLRSPLSVWLSRTGYTGEDGVEIAVAHERAANLWQALLQAGEAIEMLPVGLAARDTLRLEAALPLHGQDITPEDTPLEAGLGWSLSLDKPIAFIGREALRRQQEKGLARNLYCLKLLKKTIARPHDALLKAGEAVGAVTSGSISPTLNEPIAMGYLQAGAVSGPGDAVEAQIRGQRAPAVIVPRPFYRATQQR